Proteins encoded by one window of Leptolyngbya sp. 'hensonii':
- a CDS encoding EAL domain-containing protein, with protein sequence MTTERRFKWSHLQAVVSGVRPSIIAISLLVTGLVAGGKQLGMLQSAELLAYDQMVRSQPDKGIDSRLLIVALTESDINQNQWPLKDETLAKLIRNLQVHQPKVIGLDMYRNIPQPPGHQELLQQLQAPNVITIEKLRDPNGDGVPAIPGLPIERIGFNDLVHDPDNVIRRNFLFTSAERTDLYSFSLRISLQYLDEREYPFKADDHALYIGNTTFTALDPTSGGYQKIDNSGYQILLAYRSRHQVAPQVSVTQVLNQDFDPALVRGKIVLIGSTAPSLKDLFTTPYSAADRENTDMATGVTIHAQLISQILSTVLDGQPLFWFWPQWAELLWMWGWALVGGILVWRLQHPVALGLVTIVALGSLGCLSFIIFTRSGWVPVVAPALTLMITGAGVVAYKLLYNAFHDALSGLPNRAFFLQRLHWMIRHSRRAGKHLVEGTIERDGQQAQASMLAVVLIGLDRFKAINDSMGHQAGDQLLIKASQRLKACLPKSTLLARVGGDEFAVALPGVQDATELPHLIEQITEEMTIPFLIQRQEIFTSASMGIALNPMGQDCKADDLLRDAHTAMYRAKAAGKSRHEVFAVGMRTQIVRRLQLETELHRALEQQEFQLHYQPIVVLKSGRVTGFEALLRWPHPQEGFIPPSEFIPVAEEIGLIVPLGQWIIHAACNQISLWQAQFQPNPPLVVSVNLSSQQFTQPGLVEHVEQTLRSTGLDGCSLKLEITESMAMSDIEATIVLLQRLKALNVRLSLDDFGTGYSSLSHLHRLPIDTLKVDRSFVNQIDATGDAAIVQTIIVLGHTLGMDVVAEGIETAIQRDRLERLNCEYGQGYFFAKPLSNTAAAVLLEQDIRFTSVPSI encoded by the coding sequence ATGACTACAGAACGTCGCTTCAAGTGGAGTCATCTTCAGGCTGTTGTATCTGGGGTCAGACCCTCTATCATAGCCATTAGCCTGCTGGTCACTGGTCTGGTGGCAGGGGGCAAGCAATTGGGAATGCTGCAATCTGCAGAGCTACTGGCCTACGATCAAATGGTGCGATCGCAGCCAGACAAAGGGATTGACTCCCGTCTCTTGATTGTCGCTCTGACCGAATCAGACATTAACCAAAATCAGTGGCCCCTGAAAGATGAAACTCTGGCAAAGTTGATCCGAAATCTGCAGGTGCACCAGCCTAAAGTGATCGGTCTGGACATGTACCGTAATATTCCTCAACCTCCAGGCCACCAGGAACTGTTGCAGCAACTGCAAGCTCCCAATGTGATCACCATTGAGAAGTTACGTGATCCTAATGGGGATGGGGTTCCGGCAATTCCAGGTCTTCCCATAGAGCGCATTGGCTTTAATGATCTGGTCCACGATCCCGATAACGTTATACGACGAAATTTTTTATTTACCTCTGCGGAAAGAACTGATCTGTACTCCTTTTCCCTGCGGATCAGTCTGCAATATCTGGATGAACGTGAGTATCCGTTCAAAGCAGATGATCATGCCCTCTATATTGGCAACACCACATTCACAGCTTTGGACCCAACTTCTGGTGGATATCAGAAGATTGATAATTCGGGGTACCAAATTCTCCTGGCCTATCGATCGCGACATCAAGTGGCTCCCCAAGTTTCGGTGACTCAGGTGCTGAATCAGGATTTTGACCCAGCTCTGGTCAGAGGCAAAATTGTGCTGATTGGGAGTACAGCTCCCAGCCTCAAAGATTTGTTCACGACACCCTACAGCGCAGCTGATCGAGAAAATACCGACATGGCGACGGGGGTCACGATTCATGCCCAACTGATCAGCCAGATTTTAAGTACAGTTCTGGATGGACAGCCGCTGTTCTGGTTCTGGCCGCAATGGGCGGAATTGCTTTGGATGTGGGGTTGGGCTTTAGTCGGTGGCATTCTGGTCTGGCGATTACAGCACCCGGTGGCTCTGGGACTGGTCACAATCGTGGCTCTCGGCAGTCTGGGATGCCTTTCCTTTATAATCTTTACCCGGTCCGGTTGGGTTCCTGTGGTTGCCCCAGCACTAACCCTGATGATTACGGGAGCAGGGGTTGTGGCCTACAAACTGCTGTATAACGCCTTTCATGATGCGCTCTCCGGGTTACCGAATCGAGCTTTTTTCTTGCAGCGATTGCATTGGATGATCCGCCATTCTCGTCGAGCCGGTAAGCACCTGGTGGAAGGGACGATTGAACGGGATGGGCAACAGGCTCAAGCTTCTATGCTGGCCGTTGTACTGATTGGGCTCGATCGATTTAAGGCGATTAACGATAGTATGGGTCACCAAGCTGGTGATCAACTGTTAATCAAGGCCAGCCAGCGGTTAAAAGCCTGCCTCCCAAAATCTACGTTGCTGGCTCGGGTGGGGGGGGATGAATTTGCTGTTGCTCTACCGGGAGTCCAGGATGCCACAGAACTGCCTCACCTGATTGAACAAATTACGGAAGAGATGACCATTCCTTTCCTGATTCAGCGGCAGGAAATTTTTACCAGTGCCAGTATGGGGATTGCCCTCAACCCTATGGGCCAGGACTGTAAGGCGGATGACTTGCTTCGGGATGCTCATACGGCGATGTATCGGGCCAAAGCAGCAGGAAAATCCCGGCACGAGGTCTTTGCTGTGGGTATGCGGACCCAGATTGTGCGTCGCCTGCAACTGGAAACTGAGCTGCACCGGGCCCTGGAGCAGCAGGAGTTTCAGCTCCATTATCAGCCGATCGTCGTTTTGAAATCGGGTAGAGTAACGGGTTTTGAGGCGTTGTTGCGCTGGCCTCATCCCCAGGAAGGTTTTATTCCGCCCAGTGAATTTATTCCTGTTGCTGAAGAAATTGGGTTAATTGTGCCGCTGGGGCAATGGATTATTCATGCTGCCTGCAATCAAATCAGTCTCTGGCAGGCTCAATTTCAGCCCAATCCTCCCCTGGTCGTTAGCGTTAATCTGTCCAGTCAGCAATTTACCCAGCCGGGTTTGGTCGAACATGTGGAGCAGACCCTCAGGTCTACCGGGTTGGATGGCTGTAGCCTGAAGCTGGAAATTACAGAGAGTATGGCCATGTCAGATATTGAAGCCACGATCGTGCTACTTCAGCGCTTGAAGGCGTTGAATGTACGCCTTAGCCTGGATGATTTTGGCACTGGTTATTCTTCCCTCAGTCATCTGCATCGCCTCCCGATCGATACCCTCAAAGTCGATCGCTCCTTTGTCAATCAAATTGATGCAACAGGAGACGCAGCGATCGTTCAGACCATTATTGTGTTGGGTCATACCCTGGGCATGGATGTGGTGGCAGAAGGAATTGAGACTGCGATTCAGCGAGATCGCCTGGAGAGACTCAACTGTGAATATGGCCAGGGATATTTCTTTGCTAAACCTTTGTCGAATACTGCTGCAGCAGTGCTCCTGGAGCAGGATATCCGTTTCACATCGGTTCCATC